Proteins from a single region of Verrucosispora sp. NA02020:
- a CDS encoding sensor histidine kinase: MTTESSDDWRRPGPTPEQRRLDLYAGLAATVIALFSLTLARSTGTFLLGPPPSWLEQILWTVAVPLPLIWRRRYPVVTTLAVSAAFIGAQVRAVPEWQLSQWALFAAIFTLGAWGPNHRMSRRLRIGIIAAMFAWLAIAYSISLDEITPDSFENALGPVPPVLAAIVTGLLINVLFFGFAYFFGETAWIAARRQHELAEQAERLRRSQAEARQHAVVGERVRIARELHDVVAHHVSVMGVQAAACRRVFDKDPAKARTALTSIEESARTAVDELRRMLGVLRARDNGPEGTGQPAGVDRIATVVDRAREAGLHATLGVYGDPTPLPESVSQAAYRVVQEAVTNVLKHASGATLLDVRVRYLAQEMEVEVTDDGRATRPANDDGLGLVGMRERVATHDGELEVGPRTGGGWRVRVRFPLPLAAGSTP, encoded by the coding sequence GTGACCACCGAGAGCAGCGACGACTGGCGGCGGCCGGGCCCCACGCCTGAGCAACGGCGCCTGGACCTCTACGCCGGGCTGGCCGCGACGGTCATCGCCCTGTTCAGCCTCACGCTGGCCCGCAGCACCGGCACGTTCCTGCTCGGGCCTCCGCCGTCCTGGCTCGAACAGATCCTCTGGACCGTCGCGGTGCCGCTGCCGCTGATCTGGCGACGCCGGTACCCGGTCGTGACCACGCTGGCCGTGTCCGCCGCGTTCATCGGTGCGCAGGTCCGGGCCGTCCCCGAGTGGCAGCTCTCCCAGTGGGCGCTGTTCGCCGCCATCTTCACGCTCGGCGCCTGGGGGCCGAACCACCGGATGTCCCGGCGGCTGCGGATCGGCATCATCGCCGCCATGTTCGCCTGGCTCGCCATCGCGTACTCGATCAGCCTCGACGAGATCACCCCGGACTCCTTCGAGAACGCGCTCGGGCCGGTGCCGCCGGTGCTCGCGGCGATCGTCACCGGTCTGCTGATCAACGTGTTGTTCTTCGGGTTCGCGTACTTCTTCGGCGAGACCGCCTGGATCGCCGCCCGCCGGCAGCACGAGCTGGCCGAGCAGGCCGAGCGGCTGCGCCGGTCGCAGGCGGAGGCCCGGCAGCACGCGGTGGTCGGCGAGCGGGTCCGGATCGCCCGGGAGCTGCACGACGTGGTCGCCCACCACGTGTCGGTGATGGGTGTGCAGGCGGCGGCGTGCCGTCGGGTCTTCGACAAGGATCCGGCCAAGGCACGGACCGCGCTCACCTCGATCGAGGAGTCGGCCCGGACGGCGGTGGACGAGCTGCGCCGGATGCTCGGGGTGCTGCGTGCCCGGGACAACGGCCCGGAGGGCACCGGGCAGCCCGCCGGGGTCGACCGGATCGCCACCGTGGTCGACCGGGCACGGGAGGCCGGGCTGCACGCCACGTTGGGCGTGTACGGCGACCCGACGCCGCTGCCCGAGTCGGTGTCCCAGGCCGCGTACCGGGTGGTGCAGGAGGCGGTGACCAACGTGTTGAAACACGCGAGCGGGGCGACCCTGCTCGACGTCCGGGTCCGTTATCTGGCCCAGGAGATGGAGGTCGAGGTGACTGACGACGGACGGGCCACCCGCCCGGCGAACGACGACGGGTTGGGGCTGGTCGGGATGCGGGAACGGGTCGCCACCCACGACGGCGAGCTGGAGGTGGGCCCGCGTACCGGTGGTGGGTGGCGGGTGCGGGTCCGGTTCCCGCTGCCGCTGGCGGCCGGGAGCACGCCGTGA
- a CDS encoding response regulator transcription factor — MTGATPPVRVLLADDHHLVRTGFRVILEIEDDIEVVGEAADGERAVAMARALRPDVVLMDVEMPGVDGLEATRRISTETDEPGGPAVLMLTTFDRDDYLFAALRAGASGFLLKNGTPESLVDAIRVVARGDGLLAPELTRRVIATFARPGGATGTVGGPTPEEALSDLTPREREVLVLVAGGASNAEIATALHLGEATVKSHVSRVLAKLGLRDRVQAVVFAYEQGVVRPGG; from the coding sequence GTGACCGGGGCGACGCCGCCGGTCCGGGTGCTGCTCGCCGACGATCATCACCTGGTGCGGACCGGTTTCCGGGTGATCCTGGAGATCGAGGACGACATCGAGGTGGTCGGCGAGGCCGCCGACGGGGAACGGGCGGTCGCCATGGCGCGGGCGCTGCGTCCGGACGTGGTGCTGATGGACGTCGAGATGCCCGGCGTGGACGGGTTGGAGGCCACCCGCCGGATCAGCACCGAGACGGACGAGCCGGGCGGCCCCGCCGTACTCATGCTCACCACGTTCGACCGGGACGACTACCTGTTCGCCGCGCTGCGCGCCGGGGCGAGCGGGTTCCTGCTCAAGAACGGCACGCCGGAGTCGTTGGTCGACGCGATCCGGGTGGTGGCCCGGGGAGACGGTCTGCTCGCCCCGGAACTCACCCGCCGGGTGATCGCCACGTTCGCCCGGCCGGGCGGCGCGACCGGGACCGTCGGCGGTCCCACCCCGGAGGAGGCACTGAGCGACCTGACCCCCCGGGAGCGGGAAGTGCTGGTCCTGGTGGCCGGCGGAGCCAGCAACGCCGAGATCGCCACCGCCCTGCACCTGGGCGAGGCCACCGTGAAGTCGCACGTCAGCCGGGTGCTGGCCAAGTTGGGTCTGCGTGACCGGGTGCAGGCGGTGGTCTTCGCGTACGAACAGGGGGTGGTCCGGCCCGGCGGGTGA
- a CDS encoding GNAT family N-acetyltransferase, which produces MLTPDLPIETERLHLRPFQPSDLTGLHAYFADPAAHRYLYSEAPLDLDGTREVLARRQQRTALREQGDAIQLAVVLRETGQLVGDVLLCWTSAEHRQGEIGYLLHPDHRGRGYATEAAQAMLALAFDRCDLHRVVGRLDARNTASAQVLTRLGMRREAHLRENEYVKGEWADEVIYAMLAREWQDRRPVAAPVAP; this is translated from the coding sequence GTGTTGACGCCTGACCTGCCGATCGAGACCGAGCGACTGCACCTGCGGCCCTTCCAGCCGTCCGATCTGACCGGCCTGCACGCCTACTTCGCCGACCCGGCCGCCCACCGCTACCTCTACAGCGAGGCACCCCTCGACCTCGACGGCACCCGCGAGGTGCTGGCGCGGCGGCAGCAGCGGACCGCGCTGCGGGAACAGGGCGACGCGATCCAGTTGGCGGTGGTGCTGCGGGAGACCGGGCAACTCGTCGGCGACGTGCTGTTGTGCTGGACCAGCGCGGAACACCGGCAGGGCGAGATCGGCTACCTGCTGCACCCGGACCACCGGGGACGCGGTTACGCGACCGAGGCGGCCCAGGCCATGCTGGCGCTGGCTTTCGACCGGTGCGACCTGCACCGGGTCGTCGGTCGGTTGGACGCCCGCAACACCGCCTCCGCCCAGGTTCTGACCCGGCTCGGTATGCGGCGCGAGGCGCACCTGCGGGAGAACGAGTACGTCAAGGGGGAGTGGGCCGACGAGGTCATCTACGCGATGCTGGCCCGCGAGTGGCAGGACCGCCGTCCGGTCGCCGCGCCGGTCGCGCCCTGA
- a CDS encoding M48 family metallopeptidase, which produces MNFFERQRKVRRLSTRLVLLFVLAVIGIVVVVNLAVVFAFNVGTSNPPQLAGMIVMVTVATVAAIGLAATLRTLTLRGGGGKVARELGGVPVPADTTDPEMRRLRNVVEEMALASGVPVPEVYVLPEETAINAFAAGWSPSDAAVAVTRGALQRLNRDELQGVIAHEFSHVVNGDMRLNIRLMGLLFGILFLTVVGRGLARAGALGGGRSRSNNNGGALPFMLVGLALLVAGYIGVLAGRLIQASVSRQREYLADASAVQFTRQTSGIAGALKKIGGLSDGSELRTPKRDEVGHMLFGEAGRASWLATHPPLAKRIQALEPSFDPNELRQLAQRWAAAPPSGRQEDIALGLAPSGPGTAPGRRDSARPAAAALPVEGTRVRVAPAEMLGRVAAPTETAYTHAAAILDRIPQPLLDRARNRDSAAPLVLGLLLAAEPDVRRHQYDAIARQHGQALADAALREADEVAGLHPMLRLPLAELAFPALRARTNGELESLMAAVFTLIHADGAINVSEYCLSRLLLAEIQESLKPDSRWRTDRRTLTDSRSAAAHLLALLAQVGHGDRAAAEQAFQAGVATLLPGTSLPYAPPENGVHALETAWPVLDGLRPGDKERLVAAVVAVISHDGMMTVPEIELLRTICGLLHCPLPPMAGDGIG; this is translated from the coding sequence ATGAACTTCTTCGAACGACAGCGCAAGGTACGCCGGCTGTCGACCCGCCTGGTCCTGCTGTTCGTGCTGGCCGTCATCGGCATCGTGGTGGTGGTGAACCTCGCGGTGGTGTTCGCCTTCAACGTCGGCACCAGCAACCCGCCCCAGCTCGCCGGGATGATTGTCATGGTCACCGTGGCCACCGTCGCCGCGATCGGGCTGGCCGCGACGCTGCGGACGCTCACGCTTCGCGGCGGTGGCGGGAAGGTGGCCCGTGAGCTGGGCGGGGTCCCGGTTCCGGCGGACACCACCGACCCGGAGATGCGGCGGCTGCGCAACGTCGTCGAGGAGATGGCGCTGGCCTCCGGCGTACCCGTGCCCGAGGTCTACGTGCTCCCGGAGGAGACGGCGATCAACGCCTTCGCGGCGGGGTGGAGCCCCTCCGACGCGGCCGTCGCGGTCACCCGGGGCGCGTTGCAACGGCTCAACCGCGACGAACTCCAGGGCGTCATCGCCCACGAGTTCAGCCACGTGGTCAACGGCGACATGCGGCTCAACATCCGGCTGATGGGCCTGCTCTTCGGCATCCTGTTCCTGACCGTGGTCGGTCGGGGCCTGGCCCGGGCCGGCGCCCTCGGCGGCGGACGGAGCCGCAGCAACAACAACGGTGGTGCCCTGCCGTTCATGCTGGTCGGGCTGGCGTTGCTGGTGGCCGGGTACATCGGCGTGCTCGCCGGCCGGCTCATCCAGGCGTCGGTGTCCCGGCAGCGGGAGTACCTCGCCGACGCCTCGGCCGTGCAGTTCACCCGGCAGACCAGCGGCATCGCCGGGGCACTCAAGAAGATCGGTGGCCTCTCCGACGGCTCCGAGCTGCGCACGCCCAAGCGCGACGAGGTGGGGCACATGCTCTTCGGCGAGGCGGGCCGGGCGTCCTGGCTCGCCACCCACCCGCCGCTGGCCAAGCGGATCCAGGCGTTGGAGCCCTCGTTCGACCCGAACGAGCTGCGGCAGCTCGCCCAGCGCTGGGCCGCCGCACCGCCGTCGGGACGGCAGGAGGACATCGCCCTCGGCCTGGCCCCGAGCGGTCCCGGCACCGCGCCGGGCCGTCGTGACTCCGCCCGCCCGGCCGCAGCGGCGCTGCCGGTGGAGGGCACCCGGGTACGCGTCGCGCCGGCCGAGATGCTGGGCCGGGTGGCCGCACCCACCGAGACGGCGTACACGCACGCCGCAGCGATCCTCGACCGCATCCCGCAACCGCTGCTGGACCGGGCCCGCAACCGGGACTCGGCCGCGCCACTGGTGCTCGGGCTGCTGCTCGCGGCCGAGCCGGACGTACGGCGGCACCAGTACGACGCGATCGCCCGGCAGCACGGTCAGGCGCTGGCCGACGCCGCCCTGCGGGAGGCCGACGAGGTGGCCGGACTGCACCCGATGCTCCGGCTGCCCCTGGCCGAACTGGCGTTCCCGGCCCTGCGCGCCCGTACGAACGGGGAACTGGAGTCGCTGATGGCGGCCGTGTTCACGCTGATCCACGCCGACGGCGCGATCAACGTGTCCGAGTACTGCCTCTCCCGACTGCTGCTGGCCGAGATCCAGGAGTCACTCAAGCCGGACTCCCGGTGGCGCACCGACCGGCGTACGCTCACCGACTCCCGTTCCGCGGCGGCCCACCTGCTCGCCCTCCTGGCCCAGGTCGGGCACGGTGACCGGGCCGCCGCCGAGCAGGCGTTCCAGGCCGGTGTCGCCACGCTGCTGCCCGGCACCTCCCTGCCGTACGCGCCGCCGGAGAACGGCGTACACGCGTTGGAGACCGCCTGGCCGGTGCTGGACGGACTACGTCCGGGCGACAAGGAGCGGCTGGTCGCCGCCGTGGTGGCGGTGATCAGCCACGACGGGATGATGACCGTGCCGGAGATCGAGCTGCTGCGGACGATCTGCGGCCTGCTGCACTGCCCGCTGCCGCCGATGGCCGGCGACGGCATCGGCTGA